A region of Coccinella septempunctata chromosome 5, icCocSept1.1, whole genome shotgun sequence DNA encodes the following proteins:
- the LOC123312750 gene encoding transcription factor Adf-1-like isoform X1 — protein MCSAILNKEKDEMLIEFVKCNPVLYDASHSDYKSYVLKHKVWENISKSLEIPVADVKKRWKHLRDHYMKKKKATSGTGLNHWEYMSKLTFLSQAPSQRLNLTNAENSEVTETQEAIDDTQDNSLTQEGDLAVQNTVLNDVDSDATSGTSNVSVVPVTPSLSRKRKKSNVNSSAAILERRQEDRSLVLAKLLSQQTKSPIYKFFDAMADIVSEFPPHLIAEARHKVFEAVHEIEMKMYYEQSTPYPVVIQK, from the exons ATGTGTTCTGCAATTTTGAATAAGGAAAAGGACGAAATGCTAATTGAGTTTGTCAAATGCAATCCTGTACTATACGATGCCTCACATAGTGATTATAAGAGTTACGTACTCAAGCATAAGGTGTGGGAGAATATAAGCAAAAGCTTAGAAATTCCAG TTGCAGATGTGAAGAAACGCTGGAAACATCTGAGGGACCATTACATGAAGAAAAAGAAAGCTACTAGTGGTACGGGCTTAAATCATTGGGAATACATGTCAAAATTGACATTTCTGAGCCAAGCTCCGTCACAGAGACTTAATCTGACAAATGCCGAAAATTCTGAGGTAACAGAGACTCAGGAAGCAATAGACGACACTCAGGATAATTCACTTACTCAAGAAGGTGACCTTGCAGTCCAGAATACTGTCTTAAATGACGTCGATAGTGATGCAACATCTGGTACTTCAAACGTTAGCGTAGTACCTGTCACTCCTTCATTGAGtagaaaaagaaagaaatctAATGTAAATTCTTCGGCCGCAATTTTAGAGAGAAGACAGGAAGATAGATCTCTTGTTCTTGCGAAACTATTGTCGCAACAAACGAAATCGCCAATTTACAAATTTTTCGACGCCATGGCTGATATTGTGTCAGAATTTCCACCACATCTAATAGCGGAAGCAAGACACAAAGTATTTGAAGCGGTACATgaaatagaaatgaaaatgtaCTATGAGCAATCTACACCATatccagttgtaattcagaaatga
- the LOC123312750 gene encoding transcription factor Adf-1-like isoform X2: MCSAILNKEKDEMLIEFVKCNPVLYDASHSDYKSYVLKHKVWENISKSLEIPDVKKRWKHLRDHYMKKKKATSGTGLNHWEYMSKLTFLSQAPSQRLNLTNAENSEVTETQEAIDDTQDNSLTQEGDLAVQNTVLNDVDSDATSGTSNVSVVPVTPSLSRKRKKSNVNSSAAILERRQEDRSLVLAKLLSQQTKSPIYKFFDAMADIVSEFPPHLIAEARHKVFEAVHEIEMKMYYEQSTPYPVVIQK, translated from the exons ATGTGTTCTGCAATTTTGAATAAGGAAAAGGACGAAATGCTAATTGAGTTTGTCAAATGCAATCCTGTACTATACGATGCCTCACATAGTGATTATAAGAGTTACGTACTCAAGCATAAGGTGTGGGAGAATATAAGCAAAAGCTTAGAAATTCCAG ATGTGAAGAAACGCTGGAAACATCTGAGGGACCATTACATGAAGAAAAAGAAAGCTACTAGTGGTACGGGCTTAAATCATTGGGAATACATGTCAAAATTGACATTTCTGAGCCAAGCTCCGTCACAGAGACTTAATCTGACAAATGCCGAAAATTCTGAGGTAACAGAGACTCAGGAAGCAATAGACGACACTCAGGATAATTCACTTACTCAAGAAGGTGACCTTGCAGTCCAGAATACTGTCTTAAATGACGTCGATAGTGATGCAACATCTGGTACTTCAAACGTTAGCGTAGTACCTGTCACTCCTTCATTGAGtagaaaaagaaagaaatctAATGTAAATTCTTCGGCCGCAATTTTAGAGAGAAGACAGGAAGATAGATCTCTTGTTCTTGCGAAACTATTGTCGCAACAAACGAAATCGCCAATTTACAAATTTTTCGACGCCATGGCTGATATTGTGTCAGAATTTCCACCACATCTAATAGCGGAAGCAAGACACAAAGTATTTGAAGCGGTACATgaaatagaaatgaaaatgtaCTATGAGCAATCTACACCATatccagttgtaattcagaaatga